The Actinomyces wuliandei genome contains the following window.
TATCCACATGACTCAGCAGCGCCCTGCCCCCGAGACCCCCGGAGACGAGACTCCTGGACGCCCGACCGCCAGCCCGGCTCCTGCTGGTCCCGCCGCTGCGCGGGGCGGCGAGCCTGCCCTGCCCTACGCCGACCGTCCGGTGTCCGCCGCTCCCGGTCACTGGGTGCTTGCCCGTGCTGGCAAGCGTGTCCTGCGCCCCGGCGGTGCCGCGTTGTCGGCAGCCATGCTGGACCACGCTGGCCTCAGAGGCGCCGACGTCGTCGAGCTCGCACCCGGACTGGGACGCACCGCCGCCGAGGTCATCAAGGCTGGCCCCGCCTCCTACACCGCCATCGACCGTGACCCTGACGCCGCGCGGCGGGTGGCCGCCGTGGTCGGGGACCGTGGCAGCGTCCGCCAGGGGGAGGCGGCCCGGACCGGGCTTGCTGACGCCAGTGCGGACGTCGTCGTCGGTGAGGCCATGCTCACCATGCAGGGGGACAAGGGCAAGGCAGAGATCGTGGCCGAGGCGGCCCGGGTGCTGCGCCCCGGAGGCCGCTACGCCATCCACGAGCTGGGTGTCACCCCTGACGACATTGACGAGGCCTACTACACCCGGCTGCGCCAGGACCTGGCCCGCGCCATCCACGTCAACGCCCGTCCCATGACTGCTGCCGCCTGGAAGCGGCTGCTGGAGGAGGCGGGCCTGGAGGTGGACTGGGTGGGCACGGCGCCGATGGCGCTGCTCAGGATGAGTCGCAACGTCCGTGACGAGGGCCTGGGAGGGGTCCTGCGGATCCTGCGCAACGTGGCGCGGGACAGGCCGCTGCGCCAGAGGATCCTGGAGATGCGTCGCACCTTCAGGCGCTACGAGAAGGACATGGTGGGCATCGCCGTCGTCGCCCACAAGCCACAGGCCTGAGCGGGCAGCAGCCTCCCGGTGGGGCGTCGGTGCCTCGTTCCCGGGCCGTGCCCGGGGCTGGTGGGCGGGTCGCCCCGGGCACGGTGCGTCCAGCCTACCGGCCGGTGCTGAACTCGATGCCCTTGCCGCCGCGCGCCAACGCCTCTACGGCTCCGGACTGGGAATTGCGCCGGAACAGGACGTTGGAGGCGCCAGCGAGCTCGCGAGCGGCAACGACACGGGGCTCCTTGAACAGGCCGTGCTGGCCGGGGACCACCCCGCCCTGCGGCATGAGGGAGACCTTGGTGCCGGCAGTGAGGTAGAGGCCGGCCTCGACCACGCAGTCGTCACCCAGCGGGATACCGAGCCCGGAGTTGGCGCCCAGGAGGCAGCGCTCCCCCAGGGAGACCTGCTGGCTGCCCCCGCTGGACAGCACCCCCATCGTCGAGGCGCCGCCACCGATGTCCGACCCGTCACCGATGACGACCCCCTGGGAGATGCGCCCCTCCACCATGGAGCGCCCCAGCGTTCCCGCGTTGTAGTTGACGAAGCCCGCGTGCATGACCGTCGTCCCCTCAGCGAGGTAGGCGCCCAGGCG
Protein-coding sequences here:
- a CDS encoding class I SAM-dependent methyltransferase, which produces MTQQRPAPETPGDETPGRPTASPAPAGPAAARGGEPALPYADRPVSAAPGHWVLARAGKRVLRPGGAALSAAMLDHAGLRGADVVELAPGLGRTAAEVIKAGPASYTAIDRDPDAARRVAAVVGDRGSVRQGEAARTGLADASADVVVGEAMLTMQGDKGKAEIVAEAARVLRPGGRYAIHELGVTPDDIDEAYYTRLRQDLARAIHVNARPMTAAAWKRLLEEAGLEVDWVGTAPMALLRMSRNVRDEGLGGVLRILRNVARDRPLRQRILEMRRTFRRYEKDMVGIAVVAHKPQA